AGGCCCTGACCCTGCTCGACTCGGGCGAGGCCCGCGTCGCCACGCGCGGCGACGACGGCGTCTGGACCACGCATCAGTGGCTGAAGAAGGCGGTGCTGCTGTCCTTCCGCCTGAACGACAACCAGATCATGCGCGCCGGCGAACGCGCCGTGGCCAGCCCGACCTCGGGCGCGCCAGGCGTCGGCCCCTTCTGGGACAAGGTGCCCAACAAGTTCGGTGACTGGACCGCGGCCGACTATCAGGCCGCCGGCTTCCGCTCCGTGCCCGGATCGATCGTCCGTCAGGGCGCTCACATTGCGAAGAACGTCGTCCTGATGCCGTCGTTCGTGAACATCGGCGCCTTCGTCGACGAGGGGACCATGGTCGACGCCTGGGCGACGGTCGGCTCCTGCGCCCAGATCGGCAAGAACGTCCATCTTTCGGGCGGCGCCGGCATCGGCGGGGTGCTGGAGCCCCTGCAGGCCAATCCGACCATCATCGAGGACGGCTGTTTCATCGGCGCCCGCGCCGAGGTCGCCGAGGGCGTGATCGTGCGCGAGGGCGCGGTCCTGGCCATGGGCGTCTATCTGTCGGGCTCGACCAAGATCGTCGACCGCGCCACGGGCGAAGTCTTCCGCGGCGAGGTGCCTGCATATTCCGTGGTGGTGCCGGGTTCGCTGCCCGATCCGAACGGCGGGCCGTCTCTCTACTGCGCGGTCATCGTCAAGCGCGTCGACGCCCAGACCCGGGCCAAGACCGGCGTCAACGAACTGCTTCGCGACTAACCGACAAGGACGGGGCGCCCGGCGCCGTCCGGGCAGACGGCACCGAGCACGGTGACATCCGCCTCGCCGAACCGGAGACCGAGGGCGTCGAGGATCGGATTGATCACGGCGTCCAGAACGGGGCCAAGCGGCGCCAGCAGGGTCCCGAGCGCGCTGACCAGTCCGCCCAGCCCCAACGGCAGGCCGACGATGTTGACCGTCACGTCCAGCTTCTGAAGCAGGCTGACCACGACGCCATTGACCAGTCCGGTGGCATGGACCGTCTTCATCGTCTGCGCCGTGATCTCCGCATCGCTGAAGGCGAGGGGTTTGAAGCCCTGATCCGCCGCCTCGACGGTGGCGCGGCCGGTCAGGCTGACCAGACCGGCGACCGACATCAACGTCGCCGGCGCCGGGGTCAGGGTCTGTTTGAAATCATCCAGCTTCGTCTCGTCGACCACCCCGATGTCCGCCCGCGCCAGACCAGGGCGCACGCCGAGGGTGACTGTGCGCGACGGCTTGCAGGTCATGGTGTCCAGCCGCGCCTCCGACGAGGCGAGCTCGATCAGGATCGGCAGATTGACCTGGGCAAGGCCGGAGAGTTTCTGGCTGGTCCGTGCACGGACGTATAGGCGGGTCTGGGCCGTGCGGACGATCGGCTGGCCTTTCGAGGTGACGGTGATCCACGGGGAATGATTGGGCCGCTCGCCGATGGCGAGGCGGATATGAAGGTCGGCGATCCCGGTCTGGGCCGCGGTGGTCAGGGCGATCTGGCGGTCGCCTCCGCCGATCTCCAGCATGGCCATGGCGAGGTCCATCGCCGAGACGGAGGCGTCAAGGCCCTGGGCCAGGCCGTGAGCGGCGTCGGCCTCGGCGCCGATCAGATCGCCGACCTTGAGCCGGGTTCCGACGGCGGCGGCGCCGAGGCGCGACAGGGCGCTCGAGGACTGGCCCCCGGCGAGGGCGCCGAGAACCCGCAGGGCCTGACCGGCGTCGACTTCATGGGCCAGAAGGGCGTCATAGTCTCCGGCCTGGATCCCGATGTCCGCGGCGAGGGCGTCGGTGAAGGCCAGCAGATTCACCTTGGCTGCGGCCAGGGCGTTGTAGTCCATGACGCTGAGCGAGACGCTGCTGCCGGTCAGGCCGCTGAGCAGCTGATTGGCGACGCCGCCGTCCAGCGCGGCCAGTCGCGAGCCGATGGAGAAAAGGGCGCGGGGCTCTCCCGGCGTCGCCGCCGTGCCCGACCGGGTGATCTCCAGCGTGTTCTTGCCGAGAATCCAACGCCCGAAATAGAGCGGCGCCTGGCTGGTCAGGGTCACCCTGACCGCGTTCGGTTCCGGCGCGTCGGTGGTGAAGCGTTGGGCTGGGGCGAGCGTCCGGTCGGAGACGTAGCGGCCCTTCAGGACGGTCGCGGCCACGCCCGTCCCGGCGTTGGCCTGGGCCGTCGCCCTGGCGGCGGCCTCGGCATGATCGAGATCCCGGGCGCCGGACAGGGCGGCCAGATCGGCCGCGCCCTGAAGCTGGCGGGCGTGCAGGGCTAGGGAGCCGATGTCGACCGTCAGGGCGGCCAGGGCGCAGAACAGGCCGCCCGCGACGGCGGCCATGACCGCGATTCCACCCCTTCGGTCGGAGAGGAGGCGGCGCATCTCAATAGCCGCCGATCCGCACGGTGGCGGAGCGTTCGATCAGGGCAGGGGGTTTGGGCAGGGGGCCGGCCAGCAGCATCACCGGGTTGGTGCGGGCGTCATAGGTGACTTGGACGCGGATCGCCTGGGCGTCGCTGGTGACGCTGACGGTGACGAGGACGGGATCCAGTCCGGCGGCGGCGTCCGCCTGGTCGGTCACGAAGGCCCGCGCCAGGTGTTCCCGCTCCGCGGCGTCCAGCCCTCCGACGGCCGCCCGCGCCCCCTCCGTAGCCAGGGATTGCACGGACTGCGCGAGCCAGAACCAGCCGCCGTAAACGACCATTCCGGCGAGGAGCAGAATCATCATCGGTCCGACGAGGGCGAATTCGATCGCCGCCGATCCTTGTCGCCGAACGCGCGTCGAACACCGCCTCGTCGCCTTGTCCCGAAATCCCCGTTTCATGACGCTCGCCCCGTTTCGAATGGAAAAGGTCGCAGATCATCGTTAAACAATGATTATGCATCGTCCGTCATCAATATATGATGCACTCAACGAGTGTCGGGGCGGACGGCTCAGTCCCATCGAGAAGGGTTCAAATTGTAATATGATTTGATCTTTTCCGACGTGTGACTTGACACCGGTGTCACGCGTCAGGATAGGTAACCGGGCCGAAACACGGCGAGATTCTGTTCAGCCTCCAGAGAGGGGCGGACGTCTTGGGAGGAGAACAGAAATGAACACGCTTCGCGTGCGCGCCCTGCAGTGCGTATCCGCCACCGCCCTGATCATGGGTGTCCTGTCCGCGCAACCCGTACTGGCCCAGACGGCGCCGATCCAGACCGCGCCTGACGATGACGCCGCCCAGGTCGACGAAGTCGTGGTGACCGGCATCCGCGGCGCCCTGCGCAGCGCCCTGAGCACCAAGCGCAATGCGAACGTGATGGTCGACGCCATCAACGCCGAGGACATCGCCGACTTCCCTGACGCCAACCTGGCGGAATCGCTGCAGCGCCTGCCGGGCGTCTCGATCGACCGCGACAACGGCGAAG
The genomic region above belongs to Brevundimonas goettingensis and contains:
- a CDS encoding TadG family pilus assembly protein, encoding MAAVAGGLFCALAALTVDIGSLALHARQLQGAADLAALSGARDLDHAEAAARATAQANAGTGVAATVLKGRYVSDRTLAPAQRFTTDAPEPNAVRVTLTSQAPLYFGRWILGKNTLEITRSGTAATPGEPRALFSIGSRLAALDGGVANQLLSGLTGSSVSLSVMDYNALAAAKVNLLAFTDALAADIGIQAGDYDALLAHEVDAGQALRVLGALAGGQSSSALSRLGAAAVGTRLKVGDLIGAEADAAHGLAQGLDASVSAMDLAMAMLEIGGGDRQIALTTAAQTGIADLHIRLAIGERPNHSPWITVTSKGQPIVRTAQTRLYVRARTSQKLSGLAQVNLPILIELASSEARLDTMTCKPSRTVTLGVRPGLARADIGVVDETKLDDFKQTLTPAPATLMSVAGLVSLTGRATVEAADQGFKPLAFSDAEITAQTMKTVHATGLVNGVVVSLLQKLDVTVNIVGLPLGLGGLVSALGTLLAPLGPVLDAVINPILDALGLRFGEADVTVLGAVCPDGAGRPVLVG
- a CDS encoding TadE/TadG family type IV pilus assembly protein, which translates into the protein MMILLLAGMVVYGGWFWLAQSVQSLATEGARAAVGGLDAAEREHLARAFVTDQADAAAGLDPVLVTVSVTSDAQAIRVQVTYDARTNPVMLLAGPLPKPPALIERSATVRIGGY
- the dapD gene encoding 2,3,4,5-tetrahydropyridine-2,6-dicarboxylate N-succinyltransferase → MTFDRAQLETVIEKAWDDRAELSPSTHGDVRHAVEQALTLLDSGEARVATRGDDGVWTTHQWLKKAVLLSFRLNDNQIMRAGERAVASPTSGAPGVGPFWDKVPNKFGDWTAADYQAAGFRSVPGSIVRQGAHIAKNVVLMPSFVNIGAFVDEGTMVDAWATVGSCAQIGKNVHLSGGAGIGGVLEPLQANPTIIEDGCFIGARAEVAEGVIVREGAVLAMGVYLSGSTKIVDRATGEVFRGEVPAYSVVVPGSLPDPNGGPSLYCAVIVKRVDAQTRAKTGVNELLRD